Proteins from a genomic interval of Streptomyces sp. NBC_01445:
- a CDS encoding Ppx/GppA phosphatase family protein translates to MRLGVLDVGSNTVHLLVVDAHPGARPLPAHSHKAELRLAQLLDDRGAISPDGVARLTATVRDALEAAEDKGVEDLVPFATSAVREASNADEVLARVKEDTGVELRVLTGEEEARLTFLAARRWFGWSAGKLLVLDIGGGSLEIAYGIDEEPDAAVSLPLGAGRLTAGWLPGDPPDAADIKALRRHVRAQIARSVGEFTRFGKPDHVVATSKTFKQLARLAGAARSTEGLYVQRDLKRKSLEDWVPRLAAMTEAERAELPGVSEGRAGQLLAGALVAEGAMDLFGVETLEVCPWALREGVILRRLDHMPGV, encoded by the coding sequence ATGAGACTCGGTGTCCTCGACGTGGGTTCGAACACGGTGCACTTGCTTGTGGTGGACGCACACCCGGGCGCGCGACCGCTGCCCGCGCACTCGCACAAGGCGGAGCTGCGGCTCGCGCAGCTCCTCGACGACCGCGGCGCCATCAGCCCCGACGGCGTGGCCCGGCTGACCGCCACCGTGCGGGACGCCCTGGAGGCGGCCGAGGACAAAGGCGTCGAGGACCTCGTCCCCTTCGCCACCTCCGCCGTACGCGAGGCGAGCAACGCCGACGAGGTCCTCGCCCGGGTCAAGGAGGACACCGGCGTCGAGCTGCGCGTCCTCACCGGCGAGGAGGAGGCCCGGCTCACCTTCCTCGCGGCCCGCCGCTGGTTCGGCTGGTCGGCCGGGAAGCTGCTTGTCCTGGACATCGGTGGCGGCTCACTCGAGATCGCGTACGGCATCGACGAGGAGCCCGACGCCGCGGTGTCGCTGCCGCTCGGGGCGGGGCGCCTGACGGCGGGCTGGCTGCCGGGTGACCCGCCGGACGCCGCGGACATCAAGGCGCTGCGCCGGCACGTGCGGGCGCAGATCGCACGCTCGGTCGGGGAGTTCACGCGCTTCGGCAAACCCGATCACGTCGTCGCCACGTCCAAGACGTTCAAGCAGCTCGCGCGCCTGGCCGGAGCGGCCCGCTCCACCGAGGGGCTGTACGTCCAGCGGGACCTGAAGCGCAAGTCCCTGGAGGACTGGGTGCCGCGCCTCGCCGCGATGACGGAGGCGGAGCGCGCCGAACTCCCCGGGGTCTCGGAGGGCCGAGCGGGCCAGCTGCTCGCGGGCGCGCTGGTGGCCGAGGGTGCCATGGACCTGTTCGGGGTGGAAACCCTGGAGGTCTGCCCCTGGGCGCTCCGGGAGGGCGTGATCCTCAGGCGGCTCGACCACATGCCGGGGGTCTGA
- a CDS encoding BACON domain-containing protein, giving the protein MTSRPETPTQTTGAHRAHRDGRGRPAPRTVPQRPTSRYEPYLDGLFTYCLSVLCDHDDALAALGDALALGERRGSRGPESESDRKAWLYALARWSCLRALAEAKRRRQGTHASGRPHPETPPAKETPSEEIQAQRRRELALLAWPEAAGTTPEQREALELAVRHQLSPREVAAALGTDPALTRELLASAACEVERTRAALAVVETGTCPSVARLTGDNQLLLSSALRRELVRHVDDCPRCRRTAERATPGAWPGTTVTPAALPLATAPRAALHGAMAHGNRPQRGAAPRFDRRGFPMDPKDRAARRDRLRARAVTTTVVATVVAAPVLALWAAYRGAPQTGESQDGRSISASEAGDPGGLDGNGVDGAYENAGNARTTPDPRFTAGSRSPDVSVEVISPGGPSHSGPGRLTVEAQPSGSATLITLTASGSSPVHWSAHTGASWLYLTSTSGTLRPGESFTIRVYVDHDREPAGHWSARIGIDPSGAVISIEGHGSSGPSDPGPDPSNTGNPGPGPSDPTPSDPTPSDPGPSDPDPTPSDQSPTPSDPSPSPSAPTDSSPPPSGGGASPSGG; this is encoded by the coding sequence ATGACCAGCAGGCCGGAAACTCCCACGCAGACCACCGGCGCACACCGGGCGCACCGCGACGGGCGCGGGCGACCTGCGCCGCGGACCGTACCCCAGCGCCCGACATCGCGCTACGAGCCTTATCTGGACGGCCTGTTCACGTACTGCCTGTCCGTCCTGTGCGATCACGACGACGCCCTCGCGGCGCTGGGCGACGCCCTCGCGCTCGGCGAACGCCGCGGCTCCCGCGGCCCCGAATCCGAGAGCGACCGCAAAGCGTGGCTGTACGCGCTCGCGCGCTGGTCGTGCCTGCGGGCGCTCGCGGAGGCGAAGCGCCGCAGACAGGGGACGCACGCATCGGGCAGGCCCCACCCCGAAACCCCGCCCGCCAAAGAGACCCCCTCCGAAGAGATCCAGGCGCAGCGCCGCCGAGAGCTGGCGCTCCTGGCCTGGCCGGAGGCGGCCGGTACGACACCCGAGCAGCGCGAGGCGCTGGAGCTGGCCGTACGTCACCAGCTGTCGCCCCGAGAGGTCGCCGCCGCGCTGGGCACGGACCCGGCGCTCACCCGCGAGCTGCTCGCCTCCGCCGCCTGCGAGGTGGAACGCACCCGCGCCGCGCTGGCCGTGGTGGAGACCGGCACCTGCCCGAGCGTCGCCCGCCTCACCGGGGACAATCAGCTGCTGCTGAGCTCCGCCCTGCGCCGCGAGCTGGTCCGGCACGTCGACGACTGCCCCCGCTGCCGCCGCACCGCCGAGCGCGCCACCCCCGGCGCCTGGCCCGGCACCACGGTCACCCCGGCCGCCCTGCCCCTCGCGACGGCCCCGCGCGCGGCCCTGCACGGGGCGATGGCCCATGGCAACCGCCCCCAGCGCGGCGCGGCACCCCGCTTCGACCGGCGCGGCTTCCCGATGGACCCCAAGGACCGCGCCGCCCGCCGAGACCGGCTACGCGCGCGTGCCGTCACGACGACGGTCGTCGCCACCGTCGTGGCCGCTCCGGTGCTGGCGCTGTGGGCGGCGTACCGGGGAGCGCCGCAGACGGGCGAGAGCCAGGACGGGCGCTCGATCAGCGCGAGCGAGGCCGGCGACCCGGGCGGGCTCGACGGCAACGGCGTGGACGGCGCGTACGAGAACGCGGGCAACGCGCGCACGACCCCGGACCCCCGTTTCACCGCGGGCAGCCGCTCCCCGGACGTCTCCGTGGAGGTCATCAGCCCCGGCGGCCCCTCGCACTCGGGCCCGGGCCGGCTCACCGTCGAGGCGCAGCCGAGCGGCTCCGCGACCCTCATCACGCTGACGGCGTCCGGGAGTTCACCGGTCCACTGGTCCGCGCACACCGGAGCGAGCTGGCTCTATCTGACGAGCACGTCGGGAACGCTGCGGCCCGGCGAGTCGTTCACGATCCGGGTGTACGTCGATCACGACCGGGAGCCCGCCGGTCACTGGTCGGCGCGCATCGGCATCGACCCCTCCGGGGCCGTCATCTCAATAGAGGGACACGGGAGTTCGGGCCCCTCGGACCCGGGCCCCGACCCGTCGAACACGGGCAACCCGGGCCCCGGCCCGTCGGACCCCACGCCGTCCGACCCCACGCCGTCGGACCCCGGCCCGTCCGACCCGGACCCCACTCCGTCCGACCAGAGCCCCACGCCGTCCGACCCGTCACCGAGCCCGTCGGCCCCCACGGACTCGTCACCGCCGCCGAGCGGCGGCGGCGCGAGCCCGAGCGGCGGCTAG
- a CDS encoding sugar phosphate isomerase/epimerase family protein encodes MAEPVVRIPDAKVALSTASVYPESTATAFEIAARLGYDGVEVMVWTDPVSQDIEALRRLSDYHQVPILAVHAPCLLITQRVWSTDPWTKLQRAKSAAEKLGASTVVVHPPFRWQRQYARDFVDGIWRMADETEVRFAVENMYPWRYRDREMLAYAPDWDVTKDDYRHFTIDLSHTATARTDAMSMIDRMGDRLGHVHLADGGGSSKDEHLVPGRGTQPCAELLERLALTGFDGHVVIEVNTRRAMSSAEREADLAEALAFTRLHLASAVRVPRS; translated from the coding sequence GTGGCAGAACCAGTGGTGCGCATCCCGGATGCGAAGGTCGCCCTGTCGACGGCCTCGGTCTATCCGGAGTCGACGGCGACGGCCTTCGAGATCGCGGCACGCCTGGGCTACGACGGCGTCGAGGTCATGGTCTGGACCGACCCCGTCAGCCAGGACATCGAGGCCCTGCGCCGGCTCTCCGACTACCACCAGGTCCCGATCCTCGCCGTGCACGCGCCCTGTCTGCTGATCACGCAGCGCGTCTGGTCCACCGACCCGTGGACCAAGCTCCAGCGCGCGAAGTCGGCGGCGGAGAAGCTCGGCGCGTCCACGGTCGTCGTCCACCCGCCCTTCCGCTGGCAGCGCCAGTACGCACGCGACTTCGTCGACGGCATCTGGCGCATGGCCGACGAGACGGAAGTCCGCTTCGCTGTCGAGAACATGTACCCCTGGCGCTACCGGGACCGCGAGATGCTCGCGTACGCCCCCGACTGGGACGTCACCAAGGACGACTACCGGCACTTCACGATCGACCTCAGCCACACCGCGACGGCCCGCACCGACGCGATGTCGATGATCGACCGCATGGGCGACCGCCTCGGCCACGTCCACCTCGCCGACGGCGGCGGCTCCAGCAAGGACGAGCACCTGGTCCCCGGCCGCGGCACGCAGCCCTGCGCCGAGCTCCTGGAGCGCCTCGCCCTGACCGGCTTCGACGGGCACGTCGTCATCGAGGTCAACACCCGCCGCGCCATGTCCAGCGCCGAACGTGAGGCCGACCTCGCCGAGGCACTCGCCTTCACCCGGCTCCACCTCGCGTCGGCGGTCCGGGTTCCCCGCTCATGA
- a CDS encoding TetR/AcrR family transcriptional regulator, with protein MTDPDVPPVRRRGRPSRTQTEAAGPATRDRILEAARAEFSERGYEKTSVRGIAKAAGVDAALVHHYFGTKEQVFEASIEVAFAPALNAPAAIEDGPTDGVGERLTRFIFSVWENPATRAPLLAIVRSAVNNETAAAVFRRLVAVQLLRKIAGQLDLPSEEAELRAELAAAQLVGVAMLRYVIKVEPLASADMERIVERVAPVVQGHLTGE; from the coding sequence ATGACCGACCCGGACGTCCCTCCCGTACGCCGCAGGGGGCGGCCTTCCCGTACGCAGACGGAGGCGGCGGGCCCCGCGACCCGCGATCGCATCTTGGAGGCGGCCCGCGCGGAGTTCTCCGAGCGTGGTTACGAGAAGACGTCGGTACGCGGCATCGCCAAGGCGGCGGGCGTGGACGCGGCACTGGTGCACCACTACTTCGGTACGAAGGAGCAGGTCTTCGAGGCGTCCATCGAGGTCGCCTTCGCCCCCGCTTTGAACGCGCCGGCCGCCATCGAGGACGGCCCGACGGACGGCGTCGGCGAGCGCCTCACCCGTTTCATCTTCTCCGTGTGGGAGAACCCGGCGACCCGTGCCCCGCTCCTCGCGATCGTCCGCTCGGCCGTGAACAACGAGACCGCGGCGGCCGTCTTCCGGCGCCTGGTCGCCGTACAGCTGCTGCGGAAGATCGCCGGGCAGCTCGACCTGCCGTCCGAGGAGGCCGAGCTCAGGGCGGAGCTGGCGGCGGCGCAGCTCGTGGGGGTCGCGATGCTGCGGTACGTGATCAAGGTGGAACCATTGGCGTCGGCCGACATGGAGCGGATCGTCGAGCGGGTGGCGCCGGTGGTGCAGGGGCATCTGACGGGGGAGTGA